A window of the Mus pahari chromosome 1, PAHARI_EIJ_v1.1, whole genome shotgun sequence genome harbors these coding sequences:
- the LOC110323521 gene encoding olfactory receptor 508 has protein sequence MEPGNYTVVTELILLGFTEEATVRVILFIVFLIIYSVTLMGNVSIILLIRRSPQLHTPMYLFLSHLAFVDIGYSSSVTPIMLKGFLRRETIILVSGCVAQLCSVVTFGSTECFLLAAMAYDRYVAICSPLLYATQMSSTVCILLVGASYLGGCVNAWTFTGCLLNLSFCKPNKVNHFFCDYSPLLKISCSHDFSSELIPAISSGSIIVVTVFIIALSYVYILVSILKMHSTEGRQKAFSTCTSHLTAVTLFYGTITFIYVMPKSSYSTDQNKVVSVFYTVVIPMLNPIIYSLRNKDVKEAMKKLMANNHW, from the coding sequence ATGGAACCTGGAAACTACACAGTGGTAACAGAGTTGATTCTTTTGGGATTTACAGAGGAAGCTACAGTCcgtgtcattttatttattgtgtttctaATAATCTACTCTGTCACCTTAATGGGCAATGTAAGTATAATATTGCTAATCAGAAGAAGCCCTCAGCTTCACACCCCCATGTACCTTTTCCTCAGCCATTTGGCATTTGTAGACATTGGGTACTCCTCCTCAGTCACACCAATCATGCTGAAGGGCTTTCTCAGGAGAGAAACAATTATCCTTGTGTCAGGCTGTGTGGCTCAACTCTGTTCTGTAGTGACATTTGGGTCAACTGAGTGCTTCCTGTTGGCTGCtatggcctatgatcgctatgtaGCCATCTGTTCACCTCTGCTCTATGCCACACAGATGTCCTCCACAGTCTGTATTCTCCTAGTGGGAGCTTCCTACCTAGGTGGATGTGTGAATGCTTGGACATTTACTGGATGTTTATTAAATCTGTCCTTTTGTAAACCAAATAAAGTTAATCACTTTTTTTGTGACTATTCACCGCTCTTGAAGATTTCATGTTCTCATGACTTTTCTTCTGAACTCATTCCAGCAATCTCTTCAGGCTCGATCATTGTGGTCACTGTGTTTATTATTGCACTGTCTTATGTTTACATCCTTGTCTCAATCTTGAAGATGCACTCCACTGAGGGTCGCCAGaaggccttctccacctgcacctcccacctcactgcgGTCACTCTGTTCTATGGGACCATCACATTCATTTATGTGATGCCCAAATCCAGTTACTCCACAGACCAGAACAAGGTAGTGTCTGTATTCTACACAGTGGTAATCCCAATGTTGAACCCCATCATCTATAGCCTCAGAAACAAGGATGTCAAAGAGGCCATGAAAAAATTGATGGCTAATAATCACTGGTAG